CATACCGCCGGTGTTCGGCCCCTTGTCACCATCATAGACCGCTTTGTGGTCCTGGGAACTCGGCAGGGGAAGTACCGTTTTCCCATCGGTGAAGGCAAGAAAAGAGGCCTCCTCCCCCACCAGGAAATCTTCAACAACCAGCCTGCTGCCGGCCTCGCCGAAGGCTTTTTCGGACATGATCAGGTCAACAGCAGCAACAGCTTCTTCCGTAGTTGCCGCAACAATCACCCCTTTTCCGGCTGCAAGTCCGTCCGCTTTGATCACAAGCGGTCCCGCCTTTTTTCTGATATAGGCAACCGCTTTCTCCCGATCCGTAAAAACTTCATAGGCAGCTGAGGGGATCCCGTATTTTTTAAACAGATCCTTGGTGAAGACCTTGCTCCCCTCCAGGGCTGCAGCTTTACCGGAAGGACCGAAAATTTTCAGCCCCCTTGCCTTGAAAATATCAACGATCCCGAGGGTCAGCGGAACTTCCGGTCCAACCACCGTCAAATCGACCTTTTCTGACGCTGCGTAATCCGCCAGTTTTTCACAATCGGAGGAGCTGATCGCAACGCATTCGGCCATCTGACTGATTCCCGCGTTTCCGGGTGCACAGACAATCCTGTCAACCCTGGGACTCTGTGAAAGTTTCCAGATCAGA
The Pseudomonadota bacterium DNA segment above includes these coding regions:
- the purD gene encoding phosphoribosylamine--glycine ligase is translated as MKILVVGSGGREHALIWKLSQSPRVDRIVCAPGNAGISQMAECVAISSSDCEKLADYAASEKVDLTVVGPEVPLTLGIVDIFKARGLKIFGPSGKAAALEGSKVFTKDLFKKYGIPSAAYEVFTDREKAVAYIRKKAGPLVIKADGLAAGKGVIVAATTEEAVAAVDLIMSEKAFGEAGSRLVVEDFLVGEEASFLAFTDGKTVLPLPSSQDHKAVYDGDKGPNTGGMGAYSPAPVVTREIHDEVMEKVMYKTVKAMAAEGCDYQGILYAGLMIDQGKIQVLEFNCRFGDPEAQPLLMRLKTDLVDIMEAVIEGRLAEIELEIDPRPTVCVVIASGGYPGPYEKGRKIRGLSEAGKVPEVVVFHAGTAEKDGEIVNAGGRVLGVTAIGENLKQAIDSAYQAAGMISWQDSFYRKDIGQKALRRE